In the Hordeum vulgare subsp. vulgare chromosome 7H, MorexV3_pseudomolecules_assembly, whole genome shotgun sequence genome, one interval contains:
- the LOC123409181 gene encoding cation-transporting ATPase HMA5 has product MAHLQLAAVAGGGRAGDDMEDVALLGSYDEETGGAAPAGGGGGAEDEEEAEAHVRVTGMTCSACTSAVEAAVSARRGVRRVAVSLLQNRARVVFDPALAKVEDIIEAIEDAGFDAEILPDSAVPQPKSQKTLSAQFRIGGMTCANCVNSVEGILKKQPGIKGAVVALATSLGEVEYDPSTISKDEIVQAIEDAGFDAAFLQSSEQDKVLLGLTGVHTERDADILHDILKKMDGLRQFGVNTALSEVEIVFDPEAVGLRSIVDAIEMGSNGRFKAHVQNPYSRGASNDAHEASKMLHLLRSSLFLSIPVFFIRMICPSIPFISTLLLMHCGPFHMGDLVNWILVSIVQFVIGKRFYVAAYRALRHGSTNMDVLVVLGTTASYVYSVCALLYGAFTGFQPPIYFETSAMIITFVLFGKYLEVLAKGKTSDAIKKLVELVPATAVLLLKDEEGKYVGEREIDALLVQPGDVLKVLPGSKVPSDGFVVWGTSHINESMITGESAPMPKEVSSVVIGGTINLHGILHIQATKVGSGTVLSQIISLVETAQMSKAPIQKFADYVASIFVPIVITLSILTFSVWFLCGSFGAYPHSWFDRTSNCFVFSLMFSISVVVIACPCALGLATPTAVMVATGIGANHGVLVKGGDALERAQNVNYVIFDKTGTLTQGKAVVTTAKVFSGMDLGDFLTLVASAEASSEHPLAKAVLEYAFHFHFFGKLPSSKDGLEQRKEQILSQWLLEAEDFSAVPGKGVQCLINEKKVLIGNRALMNENGVSVPPEAESFLVDLELNAKTGILVAYDSSFMGLMGIADPLKREAAVVVEGLKKMGIHPVMLTGDNWRTAQAVAKEVGIEDVRAEVMPAGKADVVRSLQKDGSIVAMVGDGINDSPALAAADVGMAIGGGTDIAIEAADYVLVRNNLEDVITAIDLSRKTFNRIRWNYFFAMAYNVVAIPVAAGALFPMTGLQMPPWLAGACMAFSSVSVVCSSLLLRRYRKPRLTTVLQITVE; this is encoded by the exons ATGGCCCACCTCCAGCTCGCGGCGGTCGCCGGGGGCGGCCGCGCGGGCGACGACATGGAGGACGTGGCGCTGCTGGGATCCTACGACGAGGAGACGGGCGGAGCGGCGCcggcgggaggcggcggcggcgcggaggacgaggaggaggcggaggcgcacGTGCGGGTGACGGGCATGACGTGCTCCGCCTGCACCAGCGCCGTCGAGGCCGCCGTCTCCGCCCGCCGCGGCGTCCGGCGCGTCGCCGTGTCCCTGCTCCAGAACCGCGCCCGCGTCGTCTTCGACCCCGCGCTCGCCAAG GTCGAGGATATAATAGAAGCTATAGAAGATGCTGGATTTGACGCTGAGATTCTCCCAGATTCTGCAGTCCCTCAGCCTAAGTCACAGAAGACATTGTCAGCACAATTTAGGATAGGAGGAATGACATGTGCTAATTGTGTGAACTCGGTTGAGGGTATCTTAAAGAAACAACCCGGTATAAAAGGGGCAGTCGTTGCCCTGGCAACCTCATTAGGAGAAGTTGAGTATGATCCGTCTACCATTAGCAAGGATGAAATCGTCCAGGCCATCGAGGATGCTGGTTTTGATGCTGCATTCTTACAGAGTAGCGAGCAAGATAAGGTATTGCTAGGCCTGACTGGTGTCCACACAGAGAGGGATGCAGATATACTACACGATATTCTCAAGAAAATGGATGGTTTGCGACAGTTTGGTGTAAATACTGCCCTCTCAGAAGTTGAGATTGTGTTTGATCCAGAGGCTGTTGGTCTGCGTTCAATTGTGGATGCTATCGAAATGGGAAGCAATGGGAGATTCAAAGCACACGTGCAGAATCCTTACAGTCGAGGGGCTTCGAATGACGCACATGAGGCCTCCAAAATGCTCCATCTTCTTCGTTCTAGCTTATTCCTAAGT ATTCCTGTGTTTTTTATACGTATGATCTGCCCTAGTATACCTTTCATCAGTACATTGCTTCTCATGCACTGTGGACCATTTCATATGGGGGATTTGGTGAACTGGATATTGGTTAGCATTGTACAGTTCGTTATTGGCAAGAGATTCTATGTTGCAGCTTACAGAGCCTTAAGACATGGTTCTACAAATATGGATGTGTTGGTTGTTCTTGGCACCACTGCATCGTATGTATATTCTGTTTGTGCACTACTATATGGAGCATTCACTGGATTTCAACCTCCCATATATTTCGAGACAAGTGCAATGATAATTACGTTTGTGTTATTTGGGAAGTATCTTGAGGTTCTTGCAAAGGGAAAGACATCAGATGCTATTAAAAAGCTTGTAGAACTTGTCCCTGCTACTGCTGTTTTGCTTCTGAAAGATGAAG AAGGAAAATATGTTGGGGAGAGAGAGATTGATGCTCTGTTAGTCCAACCTGGTGATGTCTTGAAAGTGCTTCCTGGTTCGAAAGTTCCTTCTGATGGTTTTGTTGTTTGGGGAACAAGCCATATCAATGAAAGTATGATAACTGGTGAATCTGCCCCTATGCCCAAAGAAGTATCGAGTGTAGTAATTGGAGGGACAATCAACTTACATGGCATCCTTCATATACAAGCAACTAAAGTAGGATCCGGAACAGTTTTGAGTCAGATAATATCTCTGGTTGAAACTGCTCAAATGTCCAAAGCCcctattcagaaatttgccgattAT GTGGCTAGCATTTTTGTTCCTATTGTCATCACCTTGTCCATTCTAACGTTCTCCGTGTG GTTCTTATGCGGATCGTTTGGAGCATATCCACATTCATGGTTTGACAGAACAAGCAATTGCTTCGTCTTCTCCCTCATGTTTTCCATATCTGTTGTGGTGATTGCTTGTCCTTGTGCCCTTGGTCTGGCAACACCAACTGCTGTAATGGTGGCAACTGGAATCGGGGCTAATCACGGAGTACTTGTAAAAGGTGGAGATGCATTGGAAAGGGCTCAAAATGTGAATTACGTGATCTTTGATAAAACAGGGACACTAACACAAGGAAAGGCTGTTGTAACAACTGCAAAGGTTTTCTCTGGAATGGACCTTGGAGATTTCCTCACACTAGTAGCATCTGCAGAG GCAAGCAGTGAGCATCCTCTTGCAAAGGCTGTATTGGAATATGcatttcatttccatttctttgGCAAGCTCCCTTCCTCAAAGGATGGCCTTGAGCAAAGAAAAGAGCAGATATTGTCGCAATGGTTGCTTGAAGCTGAAGATTTTTCTGCTGTGCCTGGCAAAGGAGTtcaatgtttgatcaacgagaagAAAGTTTTG ATTGGAAACCGTGCCTTGATGAATGAGAACGGGGTGAGCGTTCCCCCGGAAGCTGAAAGTTTCTTGGTAGACCTGGAACTGAATGCAAAAACAGGCATTCTGGTGGCATATGACAGCAGTTTCATGGGGTTGATGGGGATAGCCGATCCCCTGAAAAGAGAGGCTGCCGTAGTCGTGGAAGGACTGAAGAAGATGGGCATTCATCCAGTGATGCTCACAGGTGACAACTGGAGGACTGCACAAGCTGTCGCGAAAGAG GTTGGCATTGAGGATGTGAGAGCAGAGGTCATGCCTGCCGGGAAAGCCGACGTGGTCCGGTCGCTCCAGAAGGACGGGAGCATAGTTGCCATGGTAGGGGACGGCATCAACGACTCCCCAGCCCTCGCCGCAGCCGACGTCGGGATGGCCATCGGGGGCGGCACGGACATCGCCATCGAGGCCGCGGACTACGTGCTGGTGAGGAACAACCTGGAGGACGTGATCACGGCGATCGATCTCTCGAGGAAGACCTTCAACCGGATCCGCTGGAACTACTTCTTCGCCATGGCGTACAACGTGGTCGCCATACCGGTGGCGGCAGGCGCGCTGTTCCCGATGACGGGGCTCCAGATGCCGCCGTGGCTGGCCGGCGCCTGCATGGCCTTCTCGTCGGTGAGCGTGGTGTGCTCTTCGCTCCTGTTGAGAAGATACAGAAAACCCAGGCTCACCACCGTGCTGCAGATAACTGTAGAGTAG